The window gCTTTAAGGAAGTACAAATAACTCGATCcttctgtggtactggagaacgcaaccaggcttccactggggggagggggggggagggaacggaaAACTACCTTACTCTCTtaactattgctgttaggttgataccataagttttttttttttttttttttttttttttttttttttatcccttcaggactacggctttgagacaaggggtcggacctggtccgatacccagaatgaatgataccccggctaccctttctcctcctcaaggagggcgactcatgaccactctcggATCAATACGACTTTGAACAACGGAACACCTACTAATAACAAACCTAGAataccacttttcaaaatccccaccgagaatgcaaggttcgcgaatgtaaaatgcgtgaatgaaaatcaatcgctttagagtttgttgcatgcaaagtaaaaattaatggcacgtatctgactatatggtcagtccacctgataatgtgatctATGATGAGCTcgttgctcttcaggatagtctgccacaaaataaagtaattttaggtgattttaatgctcatcatacgttatggggtttcatgcgggtggatggtagagatgAGCAAGTTATTATTAATGAgcctgatttagtccttctgaacgatggtagtccgacgcgggtggacgataataccggtaatttgagctttattgatatACCACTgatctcttcatcaatagcagccaagtgcctgtggcacaccattgataactcgttgggaagcgatcatcttcctatttttattgaatattcatgcgacacagtgagaacgcctccAGCAcccaaatttaacgtaaaaagagcaaactgggtcgccttcacaaggagcgtcaagctcgaacttcttggagaaaccattgatgataaagtaaacaatattcaaaattcgattttagaagcagcattgttatccattcctaaaacttcgacagatagcgttaagcatacagttccatggtggacaccagattgccgcagggcgctgtgccgaggcaataaggcctacaggcttttcaatcataacatcactaatgagaatttttgcaactacaaacaagcaataataagacaagcaaaaagagactcctggcggagctttgtctctacatttaacagcaataccaaaatagcagaggtttggtccactgtcaataaaatcaataagaaaaaaacatctttcaaaattaacataaTTTACGAGGGTAATAATTTCGATTCacttagagacattgctaatgcactcgccaggcagttctctcatacaagcagctcaacaaattaccatcccgcattcctgaccatcaaggatGCGGCTGaactgcaacctattcactttgccacaggagatgactttgagtgcaataaagatctaacaatggatgagcttgtccgacccctagaagcctgtagaggaacatccccaagccccgatgagattcgatatgagatgataaagcatcttaatcatgaggCCATGGTTAAATTGCttgaagtgtacaatgaaatttggaaaaaccacacttttccaaactcatggcacttcgcccacatcattcccatattgaaagaaaggggtaatcccagatctgccatctcctaccgcccaattgcgttgacaagttgcttatgcaaggtcatggaacgaattgttaacagtaggctgttgcattttttaaattccagtaatttgtccgaaagggacgccaaactctcgatctactagtaaagctggacagtcatattcaaaaggcaattgccaaaaaaaatgatttgatttcagtatttttagatatataaaaagccTACGCCAtggcatggcgatatggcctactcagaaaactttatgcttttggattacctggaaacttgccttgtatttatttaaaaaatcatttctgacagaacttctgctgtcaaattgttttctgacaatgtcactttttcggacgtttttgtccaggcaaacggggtcccacaaggaagtgtcttgtcaccaacattatctttatgcatgatcaatgacatcttaccagctccctctcggaatcttaaatactcactgtacgctgatgattgtgcattatggcattccagcaatagtgcagaattctcggcaaatcgcaccCAACGGGCACTGGTTAttattcataactggggcctccagtggggttttaagttttccactagaaagagtattggggtcatttttttcatataggaggaggccgaacatcaggctaactctagacaaccacccaatacctattcaaaatctACTCTTTgatagactcaattggaaagaccccATTGgccagttaaagaataaatgccaCAGAGCACtagatttattaaagtgcatttctggtaataaatggggagctgatagaaagtctttgctaatgatatgtaaagccctggttaggtctaaagtagattatgggtcaattgtGTATGGCTCAGCATCGGAAACAAGTTTTAAAGGTTTGGatgttgtgcagaatgcttgtttgcgtgtgtgtcttggagccctaaaatgaatacctcccctccgactcagacgcggccagctagcactgacctatgccgcaaaggtggctcgagacccgggtcaccctaatggcaatggaggcactaggccctttgccacgagactccacgacctcgtcgtgaagtcggtatagatctctctaccatcgataccctggttcagtcaaatatagcgccatgagAAACCtccaacttttctatcatggaagcctggcttccatcagccaaggccatggcgccagaggtggaggtacgctagaggttcagagagatccttgttaagcatctcccttttttcatatatataccgacggctccaagacagatgagtgtgtgcgggtgtatggtcgactgaatgtgaactaaagtttagactgccgaatcatatatcgatctttcttgctgaactttttgccattaacAAAGCTATTgaatttgcactatcgacgacccacggtagaatagttattttttccgattcattaagttcacttaaagatattaaatccttagaaaccactaaaaatgaactgctgggtaatatcattcgtaagctacatggtgccTCCTAATCAATCAatgtaccaggccactctggtatccatggcaatgaacaggctgacaaattagccggttCAACTGACGATCTGTacattaacatagttcgtacagatcttaggtgttttgtgtctattataaaaagcaaaaatacatctgtggcaaagtgagtgaaccaacctacaaataaacaataaaataaagccaACAATTGAACTGTGGGACACGGCccacaggaaggagagaagggaggaggtggtgttggcccgccttagggtcaacacCACAAGATTTACACATCTCACTCCCTACACTGAAAAGAATTACCATCCAGGATGTCAGACATGTAACACAAGCATAACAATAAATCACATTCTAACATCATGccaaaaatacaataatcaaCGACAACAGCTAATAAACTATAtccgattaaaaaataaagattttacaacatcaaatgttttatcagatgataaaaaaaataataagtaaagaaatcgcttttctaagggacacaaaactttatgaccttatataaacTGATAGAATTAATGGGATCCATTGGCTTACTAACCTTGGCCACAttccgctggttgatagccaagaaatccaacagagaaagaaagaaagaaagcctaTTAAACTATTCAaaactattacaactattaaaAATTAGCCCATGGCGGGTAACATCAGTTCATTCACTGACGTAGCTAGATACAAGatctgcataagtatatatatgtacttatatagatgTCGCTGCGGCCTCGCCCTTATTGTTAGAATTTGTTTACTGAATGAATATTTCAATGGATTTCTGGGCTGCTACACTTACAACAGACCAAGGCTAGATATTCGGGCTTGTACTTTGTTGGGCTCCCGATATCTTTTAGGTTTGATGAAAACATATGCATTGCAGTATAAGCACTTATTCATCCATTTCAGCTTAAAAGAAATATACACTTTTTCTTGGTGTAAAAACACTTAAAGTTAAACACATTTAATGGGGATCAATTGAGGCTTGTGGTAGTGTGAAAAATCGCACTTCCACTAGCGATATTACTGAGTTCACTTGATTTTCGTATTATTACAATAGAATGCAACTTGAATAGGTAATGAACTATCATTTAGAATTACATTTGGGCAGGAATATGTTCGTGAATATTACTCAAAATCTCATTACTATTAACACGGTAATGATAggatacgtatattcatatgatgatttaataataatttgtGGATGCCCGCTAGGGTAATATAGATAGACCAATCAAAAACTAtggttattcctttctcttctgatCTTAGGGAAGGGAACTTTTTTCTTAAGAGCTTCAGTTCTTTTTTAAGAACTTGATAACCAAACTAAAGATCTATTAACGCCAAACTTTCTTTTTGGAGCGATTTTATCTGACAGGCGAGGATGCTATACCGTTCCAGAttgttttttccatttattattattattattattattatcattatcacttttttgaGTCCTAGCATGTATATGTTTAGAACATAAGGGAAGCAGAATATGAGGCAATGTTAAGGAAGTTAACTTTCCTCTGTCGCCTTTATCTTTCTTGGCAAATGCTATATAATTCAGCCGTTTTGGGTGCCGATAGGAGAAGTCTGTATTGTAGAATATAGAAACTaataatacacatacagagacacacgtcTATGGTACAACACCAGCAGGCTAAGCTATCCTATTCACTACATTGTTCCTCTCtaactcagttttttttttttttttttttttttttttaactgttgttctttgtatctgtctattgatctatttcAGACAgtatgtccatctatttatctatccatctcttactcattgcatgtatatttctatctttccgtCAGGCTGTCCATCGCGGCAAACAGAATTACGAACAGACACAGACGAAGAATCTGAAATGGACATTTTGACAATATTTCCTTCCGGATGTTAAATCCACGGAAATACCACTCAGCCCAGGCACGATAAACGTACCATAATAAATGCGCGGCgatgataagataaaataaaaaaacgtaatcTTATCTAATCCAAGAATGAAATGTATGTCGAGGTCATACATGTGTGAAATATTACAATTTCTCAACGTTTAACTAGTTAACTTAACTTAACCAGCCCTCGACATGAGCCATTCGCATACAAATGGCGTGTGTAGTTTTATCGCTGTCTGTATTCTTATTTCTGCAattccttagaaaaaaaaaaaaataactaggtTGTTTATCCACTTAACTGGTTTTAAATGACCAAACAGATGCCAAATATTTTCAGATATTATAAAAGAGGGACAAGAAATGATTCAATTATTTCCAGTGCAATTACTTCTAAGTACAGAGAGCAAATTTCTGTCTTgccgttttttattcattttcctagTTCCCTGCCTACTTCGGCTCTACAGCGTATGTAATACTGCGATTTAgcttgtgaaagagagagaaaaaatttgaTTAAAGgtacgaaggaaaaaaaacaacgccAGGCCTCCCTATCTGGCCGATTTTTGTGAATGTTTTTAGGTATGTGATCATCTGTGTTTAGATTTTGATTATTGAATATTCTTGGCTATTTAGTACTGCTTCTTTTAGATTGTACTggtaggtgttgtgtgtgtgtgtgtgtgtgtgtgtgtgtgtgtgtgtgtgtgtgtgtgtgtgtgtgtgtgtgtgtgtgtgtgtgcgtgtgcgtgtgcgtgtgcgtgtgcgtgtgcgtgtgcgtgtgcgcgcgcgtgcgtgcgtgcgtgcgtgcgtgtgtgtgtgtgtgtgtgtgtgtgtgtgtgtgtgtgtgtgtgtgtgtgtgtgtgtgtgtgtgtgtgtgtgtgtgtgtttcgatgtGTGTGCAAGGCTCATATAAGtcttatacaaatcatatatattttatatattgatttccAAATATTTTGTTTCATGATTCCTTGCAGAGCCCATGGTGATGGTCTACGAAAGCCAATTGGGCACCACTGCTTGAAGGACcaagataatacatataattcGATAACGTTGACAAATAAACTTTCATGCTGGTGTATCTGACCCTGAGGATGACCTCACAAAACACGTACTGATAAAAAGGTCATTTAAATTTAACAGCAGTTACCATAACTCCGTCTTAAGCatcaaaagaaaattatatcttAAAAAGCTCTATTTAATTAATATTACCGCTGAACTACgcatattatattctttatttatagaTCACTTTCAATATGATGCATGACAGGATCacagaaaacaataaatagaatCATATTAATCGAATACACAAACCGTAGTTAGTGACCCAAACAAAGAGAAGCTACGTACGCCGATAACAGAGTAGTGAGGAAGTAATTTTTGACATTTATTGACGTAAACTTACTTTTCAGTAACATTACCTCTTGAATAACAAGAGAAAAGTCATGGACGAAATAGAAGAACATCTTAGGGAAGTGTGGAGGACAGGGCAAGACCTAGGACTCCTTGACACCGACATTGAAAATGTGCTTCGTGAGGTGTTAGAAGAGGCgaaggatagagaaaagaaatcGGAGGAAACGCATAGGGGACGAGAACCCACTGGTGAAGGAAGATGTTGGATTCTGTGGAGAGCTGTGAGACTCTGGCTCAAGTTATCAGTGGCATTGGTGTTCCTCGGGGTCGGGGCCTTCGCCCTCATCTCGCTGCACAACCCGACGAGGAAGTTCGTGACGCGGAATATCCAGGATGCCATCTATCCCTTCATGACGACGCTGAGAATTGTCACACTGCCCATCCTCTCGGCCTTTCCTTGGATGAGCCGCTGGTACTCCGAGGAATGTTTAGTCCAGAACCCCCTCTATGACCAACCTAATGTGGACTGCACCCCCTGTGGGGTTGACCTCGAATATGCCCCAGTCTCCAATCTCCAGAACTTCACtgactattactacaacaatggaaagtttgtggtggtggtggatgcaTTTCCGCCTGGGAAAGAGGTGTCTTGGGCCATGATAGTTGCACAGTTCAATATCtgcaaggaggaggagattgggtCATGGACGTTAACCCCGAAAACAGATGGACcatgtgattataatgatactatggTGAAGGGAGTCCTCCCTGCCCCAGCATCTCATGTTGAATGGAAAATTTTCCGAATAGAGACACTGCACATCATCCGTCAGTTCTTCCCTAGAGTGTACTTTGTGCCTCAGGAAACAGAAGTGGCACTTCACCGACACATTTTCATAGATGGGACTGAGTCTGATGCCTATACTTTGCCACTAACGGAATTTGCGAATGTGGTGGTTGTCCAGGGTGAAGGGGAGAGCGTGTTCAAGCTAGAACCATCAACTCATTGTCGTGATGCTTGCCCTTCAGTCACAGTTCAACTTGAGACATCACAGGTGTTGTTTTTTAACTGGATATTTTGGCGACCTGTTAGAGTGGGTGGCCAAAATGTCTCGACTATTTTTATGAGTTCCTTTTACTGAGTCAGTAGGTCAGTAGTAACATGAGAATGAATGAAGCATCAAAAAGATTTTATAAACTCACCAAGTCTGTTGATGCAGCTATAATAGATTGTGATGTAAATATAAGTTGTTCatagtgtgtatttattttttattttgtagatATGTGTACCATGAAATGTAATTAGAAAATATTTCTTACACTAGAGCTCTTTTCACTGTTcctgataatgtatatatgtgaaatatattgtATTCTGTTAATATCTGAAACTCATTCCAATAaagtgtacatatacgtatataagtttTTCCTTTACCTTACTTTTAGTAGATATATTGAGATTATTCTTAGTTTGAAAAGCATCATAATTTATTGAAATTTaaagctttatatgtatatacacacaaacatatatatatatatatatatatatatatataatatattgtgtgtatatatatagtatatattgtatatctatattatatattttgtgtatatatataatatattgtgtgtatatatattatatattgtatatctatattatatattttatatatatattatatattgtatatatatataatatattgtatatatataaatattatattgtgtatatatatatttatatatatacacacacactatatatttgatatatatatattatatatatatattatatattgtatattgtatatatatgcatatattgtatattgtagattgtatatatatatatatatatatatatatatatatatatatatgtattatatattgtatatatatattatatagtatctatatattacatattgtgtatatatactgtgtatatatatattatatatattgtatatatatattacatattgtgtatatatatatatatatatatatatatatatatatatatatatatatatatatacgtatatattatgtattgtatatatgatatattatgtattgtatatacatatattacatattgtatatacatattatatattatatatataatatatatattgaatatatatataaaatatatattgtatatatattatatattgcatatacttattatatattgtacatatatattatatattgtatatatattaaatattgtatataatatattgtacatatatcatatattatatattgtatatatatattatatattttatatatgtattgtatatatattaaatattttatataatatattgtatatatatcatatattatatattgtatatatattatatattttatatatatatagtgtatatatattgaatattttatataatatattgtatatatatatcatatattatatattgtatatatattatatattttatatatatactgtatatacaatatatataatataatataatataatgtgtgtgtatatatatatatatatatatatatatatatatatataaatacacatacatatacaaatacagacttatatacatacatacattgtataataatatataaatatatatatatatatatatatttgtgtgtatatatatatatatatatataaatatatatatatatatatatatatatatatatatatataatatattgtacacactgactcatacatatatagatatatggatgtatatctatctacatatgtatatgtatatatatatatatatatatatatatatatatatatatatatatatatataatataaacatataaacatataaatatataaaaatatataatatatgtacacactgactcatacatatagatatatggatggatatatatctatctacatatatgtatatgtatatatatatatatatatatatatatatatatatatatatatatatatgaaatataaacatatacaaatatgtaatatatacacaaacacgtgcaTGCTGATTATTTGGTCCTTTTCATATGAAGGTAAGATACAGTGAGGTCAAGAGATATGGGATATTGTTCACATGTTTAGTTTCAAGAGCTGTTCACTTAGAAGATGTAAAATCTGTGGATTCGGATTCTTTTTTTCAATGCTCATCATCGTTGGTAGAACAGGGCCGGCACAAAAATCAGCAATGTGATATTAAAGAACAATTGTGCTTGGATTAATGTCAAAATGAATGTACTTTATGCTAGTCATATGGAAGAGACAGATTCATACCATACAAAACATTTTGTCTATGATACTTAATCAGCATGCCCCCCTGAACTGTGTGGTTTAATATGGAAACAACTTACAattttattgccccccccccccatcccttgcttgttgttgcTGATGGGGGGTTTAGGAggtggagactgaggcccaagggATCACCCCTACTTGGGGTCTCATTCCTTGccacaactaattttgcagggtcttcccttctcttctccttctttcctttaccttctcttcttcatccccttctcctgtcCTCTTATCCAAATCGTTAAGTCATATTTACCCTTTCATATTTAGCCTTTCtgtcacaatactttaccataatgccaTGTGACCTTTGTTgtctgatttgtttgttttgaccattaaccatacTGGAAACCCACAAATGTCACCTTACTGAACCAAAAAGAACTCTTACCTATCGCCATATTTTTCATATGTTGCTAGTGACCTGAGATGTTGATgaggcagaaaattttcaataaataaataaattagtctGCATGGAACTCAGCTAAATGATTCATTACAAATACTTCTGATTGAAACAGAATCCATTGTCAATAGTTGTCCATTGACACTGGACAGTATTAATTCAAATAGAAAATGTAGATCCTCTAACTCCAAACCATCATTTAACTATGAAATCAAAAGTTGTATTGACACCACCAAGTAACTTTTAAAGTTATGATCAATATTCAAGGAAAATATGGCAAAGAGTAATGTGTTTAGCCATTAAAACAATGTGAATAAGAATCAAAAttcttttcaagatctttctTATAATCAGTATCACATTCTGCAGCTGCACTGCCTCTATGATACTTTACCATAAGGTTGTCAACTGAGTTAGCTGATCCAAATATTTAGTGGTTATTGAAATGTATAGTTCGTCCTTTTTCTGTAAGGATTTCTGTTCTAGCTCCAGACAGTTGTGTTTCATTTGGGTTGAATTGTGGATCAGATTTCCTGATGTggatcctcctccacttccattcTAATGTGAATACCTGTGATGCTTCCTGTAGTTGACATACTGAGTGTTTTCTCTTAAGTTATTTGGCAAAATGCTGAGAGAGACTTTCCCTAGTTAATAGTTGTATAACTTAATGCTCAACAGAAGGTTGACTCTTTTCACTCAGCAAGCTTAGAtgttttcactttcactctcatctacttttccttcctctgattcaccttctctttctctgtctgtgaggGTGACAATGCCTATACAAGtctattatttataataaaacaaactaagtaaacaaacacaaaaaagacacaaagtgttttctctctcacactttttccGTTACCTTTTTAACTCACAATTTTACAACATGAAGTTTTGGGCCTTTTTAAATAAACTCTTCTCTGTACTGCCTCAAGTAAAACACTTGCAGTCAGATAAACCTTTCCTGTCAAGTTCATAAGCTGGTAGGCATAAACAGTGTATCCAAACTTGCTAGATGAACAGCTTGCTCTGAGCAATGTTGGGAGTTGGAATCTTGGTCCTATTATTAGGAAGTTCATCACATTCAATGACTGTGGGAAGGCTCCTCTGTAGACTACCATCCACAGCTTGTATCCATGGTCTACTAGCTTTCCTTCCTGACATAAGTGAATGGCCAAAGCCTAGTTATGATGTATTCCTATGCTAACATCAAAGAAATCTACTCTGATCATCCAATGTAACATATGACTTCATATGCTTCCTAGGGTTATTCTTGTGAAAGACAAACTGGCAAAATCATGGCATAAAATTTTCCTGGAAATTCCTCATGTACAACACTTTTGCTGGTGGCATCTAATTCTGCTTCACCTTCCAACTCTTTAACAGCACTTTGTTCAAGCTTCTTCCTCCCTGTTTCAGGAACAGACTGAAATTTCTTCAAATGCATAGCAATGTTAATATTCACTTTCACAGTCCTCACTGGTTATTTCCTGTGGACAATCTCAACTTAAATGTTTtcttgttaattaattaattaattattatcattataattttttttgaggTACAACACCTTCAGTTGAagttgagcatatatatatatatatatatatatatatatatatatatatatatatataaatatatataaatatatat of the Penaeus chinensis breed Huanghai No. 1 chromosome 27, ASM1920278v2, whole genome shotgun sequence genome contains:
- the LOC125039555 gene encoding uncharacterized protein LOC125039555 — translated: MDEIEEHLREVWRTGQDLGLLDTDIENVLREVLEEAKDREKKSEETHRGREPTGEGRCWILWRAVRLWLKLSVALVFLGVGAFALISLHNPTRKFVTRNIQDAIYPFMTTLRIVTLPILSAFPWMSRWYSEECLVQNPLYDQPNVDCTPCGVDLEYAPVSNLQNFTDYYYNNGKFVVVVDAFPPGKEVSWAMIVAQFNICKEEEIGSWTLTPKTDGPCDYNDTMVKGVLPAPASHVEWKIFRIETLHIIRQFFPRVYFVPQETEVALHRHIFIDGTESDAYTLPLTEFANVVVVQGEGESVFKLEPSTHCRDACPSVTVQLETSQVLFFNWIFWRPVRVGGQNVSTIFMSSFY